A single genomic interval of Gossypium raimondii isolate GPD5lz chromosome 11, ASM2569854v1, whole genome shotgun sequence harbors:
- the LOC105802018 gene encoding probable myosin-binding protein 5, which yields MAKRSFKQFVEQQLGAVPNFFIYALLEWIMIFMLFIDGFIALFANEFAKFFELPIPCLLCSRLDHLLAGRTTGFYYNDSICDNHKKNVSCLAFCHAHKKLSDIRSLCESCLLSFATERETDCDTYKSLLGILHKDIDQLLVDEDNEVQLSLPGGAKKDEEVVFEKSNDHRCTCCGQPLKVKSTGSNGSKGKNSSMSSLAPSPSPRAPAIKYTELKLKPDEPEVQEDNDRSKGLEKPLKDDGKGGTMPSMPEGDEEDKTPNFMKGNRFFGIPLSDSASNSPRWTRTPRKLLLQKTEFASEIGEGQVPSSPRMDRKSLMALYMELDEERSASAVAAYNAMAMITRLQTEKAAVQMEALQYQRMMEEQAEYDQEALEEMINLVAKREDELNELEAELEAYRKKYGRLQEGDFEKQGEVNVEGDQVLKTSSLSSSSGKPESTVPAGDKPETQNQSESNPINQEKIGAEAMNKPKKVSDSNPSPTPEKTGGETINLPKKAMRQMDRLKILEKKMHISSMGRFQRNTSEINDDDMDEEQERS from the exons ATGGCGAAGCGATCATTTAAGCAATTCGTAGAACAACAGCTGGGTGCAGTCCCCAATTTCTTCATTTACGCATTGTTAGAATGGATTATGATCTTCATGTTGTTCATCGACGGCTTCATCGCATTATTCGCCAATGAATTCGCCAAGTTCTTTGAGTTGCCGATCCCTTGCTTGCTTTGTTCCAGGCTCGACCATCTCCTCGCTGGCCGAACAACCGGTTTCTATTACAACGATTCTATTTGCGACAACCATAAGAAGAACGTGTCGTGTCTTGCTTTTTGTCATGCTCATAAGAAGCTCTCCGACATACGGAGCTTGTGCGAGAGTTGTCTCTTGTCTTTTGCAACCGAGAGAGAAACCGATTGTGATACGTACAAATCCTTGTTGGGGATATTGCATAAGGATATTGATCAGTTGTTGGTTGATGAAGATAATGAAGTTCAATTGTCTTTGCCTGGTGGTGCTAAAAAGGATGAAGAAGTGGTTTTTGAGAAGAGTAATGATCACCGGTGTACTTGTTGCGGGCAACCATTGAAGGTGAAATCTACAGGTTCTAATGGCTCTAAAGGAAAGAATTCTTCCATGTCATCATTAGCACCTTCTCCATCTCCTCGGGCTCCGGCTATTAAATATACGGAGCTCAAGCTTAAACCGGATGAACCAGAGGTCCAGGAGGATAATGATCGTTCAAAGGGACTTGAAAAGCCAC TGAAGGATGATGGCAAGGGTGGTACAATGCCATCGATGCCAGAAGGTGATGAAGAAGATAAGACCCCCAACTTTATGAAAGGAAACAGGTTCTTCGGGATCCCCTTATCGGACTCGGCATCAAACAGTCCTCGGTGGACCCGAACTCCGAGGAAATTACTGCTTCAAAAAACCGAGTTCGCGTCAGAGATCGGCGAGGGCCAAGTCCCCAGCAGTCCTCGCATGGATCGTAAATCACTAATGGCATTGTACATGGAACTTGACGAAGAACGAAGTGCATCCGCCGTAGCGGCTTACAACGCGATGGCGATGATCACCAGGTTACAAACCGAGAAAGCCGCCGTCCAAATGGAAGCCTTACAGTACCAAAGAATGATGGAAGAACAAGCCGAATACGACCAAGAAGCACTTGAGGAGATGATCAATTTAGTAGCCAAAAGAGAAGATgaactcaatgagttagaagCCGAACTCGAAGCTTACAGAAAGAAATACGGACGCTTACAAGAAGGCGATTTCGAAAAGCAAGGAGAAGTGAACGTTGAAGGAGATCAAGTGTTGAAAACGTCGTCGCTTTCATCCTCCAGTGGAAAACCGGAATCTACCGTCCCTGCTGGGGATAAACCGGAGACTCAAAATCAATCCGAATCGAATCCCATCAACCAGGAGAAGATCGGTGCGGAAGCCATGAACAAACCAAAGAAAGTTTCCGATTCGAATCCGAGTCCGACGCCAGAGAAGACCGGAGGCGAAACCATTAACTTACCCAAGAAAGCAATGCGTCAAATGGACCGGTTGAAAATACTAGAGAAGAAAATGCATATTTCATCAATGGGAAGGTTTCAAAGGAATACTAGTGAGATTAATGATGACGACATGGATGAAGAGCAGGAGCGTAGTTAG
- the LOC105802019 gene encoding serine/threonine-protein phosphatase PP2A catalytic subunit, producing the protein MPSHGDLDRQIEHLMQCKPLSVAEVKTLCEQARAILVEEWNVQPVKCPVTVCGDIHGQFHDLVELFRIGGHAPDTNYLFMGDYVDRGYYSVETVTLLVALKVRYRDRITILRGNHESRQITQVYGFYDECLRKYGNANVWKYFTDLFDYLPLTALIESQIFCLHGGLSPSLDTLDNIRALDRIQEVPHEGPMCDLLWSDPDDRCGWGISPRGAGYTFGQDISGQFNHTNGLTLISRAHQLVMEGYNWSQDKNVVTVFSAPNYCYRCGNMAAILEIGENMEQSFLQFDPAPRQIEPETTRRTPDYFL; encoded by the exons ATGCCGTCCCACGGGGATCTGGATCGTCAGATCGAGCACTTAATGCAGTGCAAGCCGCTATCGGTGGCGGAGGTGAAGACTCTGTGCGAGCAGGCGCGTGCGATCCTTGTGGAGGAGTGGAATGTTCAGCCGGTGAAGTGTCCGGTCACCGTCTGCGGCGATATCCACGGCCAATTTCACGATCTCGTCGAACTGTTTCGCATTGGTGGCCACGCTCCCGACACTAATTATCTCTTTATGGGCGATTACGTAG ATCGAGGATATTACTCTGTGGAGACTGTCACTCTTTTAGTTGCACTGAAAGTTCGTTATAGAGATAGAATAACTATTTTAAGAGGAAATCATGAGAGCCGGCAGATAACTCAAGT GTATGGCTTTTATGATGAATGCTTGAGAAAATATGGAAATGCTAATGTCTGGAAGTATTTCACTGACCTCTTTGATTATTTACCTCTCACTGCCCTGATTGAAAGTCAG ATTTTCTGCTTGCATGGTGGACTATCCCCATCTTTGGATACATTAGATAACATCCGTGCTCTGGACCGCATACAGGAG GTTCCTCATGAGGGTCCAATGTGTGATCTCTTATGGTCTGATCCTGATGACCGATGTGGATGGGGAATATCTCCTCGGGGGGCCGGGTATACCTTCGGACAGGATATTTCTGGGCAGTTCAACCACACAAATGGGCTCACTCTGATTTCTAGAGCTCACCAGCTTGTTATGGAAGGATATAATTGGTCCCAG GACAAGAATGTGGTAACAGTGTTCAGTGCACCAAATTACTGCTACCGTTGTGGGAATATGGCTGCAATACTTGAGATTGGGGAGAATATGGAGCAAAGTTTTCTTCAGTTTGACCCAGCTCCACGTCAGATCGAACCAGAGACCACGCGTAGAACCcctgattattttttataa
- the LOC105802020 gene encoding transcription factor bHLH79 isoform X1, producing the protein MDPPLINESSFSAANPSAYSLAEIWPFPINPGSDPTAVTGGGLGLRIGNLGGFGETSGLRDGSMEESTVTEQSVGCGGGRKRKELSSEDESSKIVSTTTSANELNDSDGKRMKTPVSKNGNTGSKEAEVEASSADGSKPDKNSKPAEPPKQDYIHVRARRGQATDSHSLAERARRERISERMKILQDLVPGCNKVIGKALVLDEIINYIQSLQQQVEFLSMKLEAVNSRINVNPSFEGFHSKDLGLQPIDGAGMIFGSQTAREYAQGLHPEWLQMHVGGNFERAT; encoded by the exons ATGGATCCCCCATTGATCAATGAGTCATCTTTTTCAGCAGCCAATCCTTCAGCTTACAGCCTCGCTGAGATTTGGCCTTTCCCGATCAACCCAGGCTCTGACCCAACTGCTGTAACTGGAGGTGGATTGGGGCTCAGGATAGGTAATTTGGGTGGGTTTGGGGAAACTTCGGGTCTTAGAGATGGGTCCATGGAGGAATCTACTGTGACTGAACAGAGTGTTGGATGTGGAGGTGGGAGAAAAAGGAAGGAATTGAGCTCTGAAGATGAGTCTTCCAAGATTGTTTCTACTACTACTAGTGCCAATGAATTg AATGATTCCGATGGGAAACGGATGAAAACTCCGGTCTCAAAGAATGGAAACACGGGTTCTAAAGAAGCCGAGGTGGAAGCGAGTTCTGCAGATGGTAGCAAGCCAGATAAGAATAGCAAACCTGCCGAACCACCTAAGCAAGACTATATTCATGTTAGAGCTAGAAGGGGTCAAGCTACTGATAGCCATAGTCTCGCCGAGAGA GCCAGGAGAGAGCGGATTAGTGAGAGGATGAAGATTCTTCAAGATTTGGTCCCTGGATGCAACAAG GTCATAGGGAAGGCACTTGTCCTTGATGAGATTATTAATTACATCCAGTCACTGCAGCAGCAGGTTGAG TTCTTGTCAATGAAGCTCGAAGCAGTTAATTCAAGGATAAACGTGAATCCTAGCTTCGAAGGGTTTCACTCAAAGGAT CTTGGTTTGCAGCCAATTGATGGTGCTGGAATGATATTCGGCTCACAAACAGCAAGGGAATATGCTCAAGGGTTGCACCCCGAATGGCTGCAGATGCATGTGGGTGGAAATTTCGAAAGGGCGACGTAA
- the LOC105802020 gene encoding transcription factor bHLH79 isoform X2, with product MDPPLINESSFSAANPSAYSLAEIWPFPINPGSDPTAVTGGGLGLRIGNLGGFGETSGLRDGSMEESTVTEQSVGCGGGRKRKELSSEDESSKIVSTTTSANELNDSDGKRMKTPVSKNGNTGSKEAEVEASSADGSKPDKNSKPAEPPKQDYIHVRARRGQATDSHSLAERARRERISERMKILQDLVPGCNKVIGKALVLDEIINYIQSLQQQVEFLSMKLEAVNSRINVNPSFEGFHSKDPIDGAGMIFGSQTAREYAQGLHPEWLQMHVGGNFERAT from the exons ATGGATCCCCCATTGATCAATGAGTCATCTTTTTCAGCAGCCAATCCTTCAGCTTACAGCCTCGCTGAGATTTGGCCTTTCCCGATCAACCCAGGCTCTGACCCAACTGCTGTAACTGGAGGTGGATTGGGGCTCAGGATAGGTAATTTGGGTGGGTTTGGGGAAACTTCGGGTCTTAGAGATGGGTCCATGGAGGAATCTACTGTGACTGAACAGAGTGTTGGATGTGGAGGTGGGAGAAAAAGGAAGGAATTGAGCTCTGAAGATGAGTCTTCCAAGATTGTTTCTACTACTACTAGTGCCAATGAATTg AATGATTCCGATGGGAAACGGATGAAAACTCCGGTCTCAAAGAATGGAAACACGGGTTCTAAAGAAGCCGAGGTGGAAGCGAGTTCTGCAGATGGTAGCAAGCCAGATAAGAATAGCAAACCTGCCGAACCACCTAAGCAAGACTATATTCATGTTAGAGCTAGAAGGGGTCAAGCTACTGATAGCCATAGTCTCGCCGAGAGA GCCAGGAGAGAGCGGATTAGTGAGAGGATGAAGATTCTTCAAGATTTGGTCCCTGGATGCAACAAG GTCATAGGGAAGGCACTTGTCCTTGATGAGATTATTAATTACATCCAGTCACTGCAGCAGCAGGTTGAG TTCTTGTCAATGAAGCTCGAAGCAGTTAATTCAAGGATAAACGTGAATCCTAGCTTCGAAGGGTTTCACTCAAAGGAT CCAATTGATGGTGCTGGAATGATATTCGGCTCACAAACAGCAAGGGAATATGCTCAAGGGTTGCACCCCGAATGGCTGCAGATGCATGTGGGTGGAAATTTCGAAAGGGCGACGTAA